The proteins below come from a single Brevundimonas sp. LM2 genomic window:
- a CDS encoding isoprenylcysteine carboxylmethyltransferase family protein encodes MTATTTNAFDLQRIQKIRKWALGLALLVAVALAFVSASPWIKQPFSEGVESFGLGAIIISIVGRAWCSLYIGGRKKAEVVAMGPYSISRNPLYVFSYFGAFGVGAQTGSVTMGLLFVLIAVAVFHFTIQREEAWLTAEFGPTYTAYTARTPRCGPDLSKWRDEAELTVKPQFFLVTLRDGLVFLLAVPIFESIDWA; translated from the coding sequence ATGACCGCGACGACGACGAACGCGTTCGATCTTCAACGAATCCAGAAGATCCGCAAATGGGCCCTGGGCCTGGCCCTGCTGGTGGCGGTGGCCCTGGCCTTCGTCTCGGCCTCGCCCTGGATCAAACAGCCTTTCTCGGAAGGCGTTGAATCGTTCGGCCTGGGCGCCATCATCATCAGCATCGTCGGACGCGCCTGGTGCTCGCTCTACATCGGGGGGCGCAAGAAGGCCGAGGTGGTGGCGATGGGGCCGTATTCGATCAGTCGAAACCCCCTGTACGTCTTCAGCTATTTCGGGGCGTTCGGGGTCGGGGCGCAAACCGGCAGCGTGACCATGGGCCTGCTGTTCGTGCTGATCGCCGTGGCGGTGTTCCATTTCACCATCCAGCGGGAGGAGGCCTGGCTGACCGCCGAGTTCGGGCCGACCTATACGGCCTATACGGCGCGCACGCCCCGCTGCGGCCCGGACCTGTCCAAATGGCGCGACGAGGCCGAGTTGACGGTCAAGCCGCAGTTCTTCCTCGTCACCCTGCGCGACGGGCTGGTGTTCCTGCTGGCGGTGCCGATCTTCGAGAGCATCGACTGGGCCTAG
- a CDS encoding peptidylprolyl isomerase → MADQTLTLTLETGDVVIKLRPDLAPGHVARITELAGEGFYDGVVFHRVIPGFMAQGGDPTGTGTSGSKKPNLKAEFSKEPHVRGVCSMARTNQPDTANSQFFICFDDAGFLDGQYTVWGEVIEGMDHVDALPKGEPPRNPGKIVKATVN, encoded by the coding sequence ATGGCCGACCAGACCCTGACCCTCACCCTCGAAACCGGCGACGTCGTCATCAAGCTGCGCCCCGACCTGGCCCCCGGCCACGTGGCCCGCATCACCGAACTGGCCGGCGAAGGCTTCTACGACGGCGTGGTCTTCCACCGCGTGATCCCGGGCTTCATGGCCCAGGGCGGCGACCCCACCGGCACCGGCACCTCGGGCTCCAAGAAGCCGAACCTGAAGGCCGAGTTCTCGAAAGAGCCCCACGTGCGCGGCGTCTGCTCGATGGCCCGCACCAACCAACCGGACACGGCCAACAGCCAGTTCTTCATCTGCTTCGACGACGCCGGCTTCCTGGACGGCCAGTACACCGTCTGGGGCGAGGTGATCGAGGGCATGGACCACGTCGACGCCCTGCCCAAGGGCGAGCCGCCCCGCAACCCGGGCAAGATCGTCAAGGCGACGGTCAACTAA